CAGTTGAGGTTATATTATACTTAATTTGAGTGAAAGGAGCCTTAGCAGTTATAAGCCAAGTACAATAGCGCCTGTTCAAAACTGGAATATGAAAACTTTTCTCTAATCAAATTTCCATGCCCATGTttcatattttcatattttactAAAACTATGCAATCATGATATAACCAATTAAGTTCCCTCTTCATGTGGCTGAAATACTATGAAGGCTTTAGGATCATAAGGTCATGGATATGATACTAGCCTGTGGTCATTACTATTTTCTCCTTTATAAATGAACAGATGCCATTTAGCCATTATTATCGTGGTTCTATGCCTTTGAATTAAGAAATTCCCACACTATCAAGTTGACATGTCTGTTTGTTATGAGCACAACATCTTTCACTTGCTACAAACTCTTTCCCCTCTTCATATACATTGACAAGGTTGTATAGAAAATATCTTATTCTGGTAACAGCttacctttattttcttataATTTGACATTATTGGAAAACTTTCCTGGTTTATCTGTTTACTATAATAACTCATTGATGTAACTTCTGTGCAGACGTCCCTCAGACAAGGCCATTAAGCCAAGCAGAAGTTTCtcagaaattaaaaaatcaacttGGCTTCACACTTGATGTTAAATCTTCTCAAATACCCCACAAGGATGCTGGCCAGGGTCTATTCTTAGATGGCGCAGCAGATGTTGGTGCTGTAATTGCCTTCTATCCTGGGGTGGTCTATTCTCCAGCTTTCTATCGGTATATTCCCGGATACCCCAAGGTTGATGCACAGAATCCCTATTTGATTACTAGATACGATGGGAATGTCATCAATGCCCAACCTTGGGGCTCTGGAGGTGAAGTGCGAGAACCATGGAGTGGTAGAATAATGGGTGAAATCAAACCCAATGTGAAAGGAACCGAGAAAGGCTCAGAGAAGTTCTGGAAACTTCTTAGTAAGCCTTTAGAAGGCAACAAACTTGGATCCAAGAATGAAATACTTGAGCGTAGAAACCCTTTAGCTTTAGCTCATTTTGCAAATCACCCTCCAAAAGGGGTGCAACCAAATGTCATGATTTGCCCTTATGACTTCCCATTAACCGAAGACAACATGAGAGTTTACATCCCAAATGTTATGTTTGGAAACGGTGAAGTGAACATGAGGAGATTTGGCAGCTTTTGGTTCAAATCTGGGGTGTCTAGAAaaagtgcatcatcaacaaatgctgCGACACTGAAAACTCTTGTTTTGGTAGCTACTAGAGCTCTTGAAGATGAGGAAGTCCTCCTCAACTACAGGCTCAGCAACACCAAAGGGAGACCACAATGGTATGCTCCAGTAGATGAAGAAGAGGACAGGAGAAGATGGAGCTAAAATCACTACACAATCCGGTagttctttctcttttcttctttttttttcatcagACGCCGAATTTGTATTCAGATTTAGTAATTTTTGTGAAAGATGAAGCTAGGGATGATGAAATTTTGTGAGATTGATTATGGCCCATTTTTAATGGTCAAAATACAAGTTGTGATGTACCAAAATTCCGATATTCAGCAACCTTTAAATAACAACTCGGTTAGGGAGACACTGGGGAATctaaacaatgtgaataatGGGTTGTAGATTTAGTCCAAtacatgttaaaaataaaaaactccaaaaattatccaaataaaaaaatctacttAGTTATTCCAAAAAAATAACTATCCCAAATCCTAATTTATCAAAACATTTCACTTCAATACCCTTTTTTTCCCCCAATCAGCTGTCATCCCTACCTTCATCAATATTCATCCCACTTTGCCGTCATTGCTTGGCTTGCCACACGCCGACACAAGTCACCCCTAGTAAAAATAACCATCCACTTAGTGACAAAGATAATCATCCGCATACCTaatgaattgaacatccaacatattttaattatatataattaaactaatccaattaaaataatcatccatataaattaaaataaccatccgcATAAAAAAGGAGATGAATGAACAGAAGAACCAACAAAATACAAGAAGCCAACAGAGAAGGATGTGGAACAGCACCGTAAGTGCAGAGGTTATGACCATTGGGAAGACAATGCTTTGGGTTTGCAAGAATATGAGAATGGACTGAAGAAGGCCATGCGCGAAGAGGATTGGGATCAAGCAGCGGGCATACTTGCCAGCTTGGTTGGCTATGCCTTTGTCTTGGCGCATAGCAATTAGAATAGGCTGGTGCGTCAACGGAATCTGCTGCAGTGGTGCCTGGAATTCTTGCCGGCCAGGAAGGGGGGGCACACCAGGAAGTGGGGGATCGGAGATCACCAGAATACGGAGGAACAAGGGCCACAATTTAAGGTGACGGTGGTGTGTGCGGGGAACCACGGCGGCGTCAGTGGGAGATAATGCGAGCGTCGGAACTTTCTGCCGGGAGGGGGGCGGTGGTTGCAATGGCACAGGTGAGACTGCGACGACGAGAAGGGATATCAGAGACTGGAAGCAAACGAAGGTATTAGGAGTAACTGTCTGTAGTGGGAATGGCTTAAACgacaaatcctaatttttcaaattttaaattttcataattagataattaatctaaaaatttgaattttaattataattgactttttaattttaaatcattgTTCACATTGTTCATTCAAATAATTGTTTTCCCATACTTTCTCTTTAAATAATAAGACATATATGATACTAGCGAGTATATTTAAGATCAATACATTTACAACATCAAACTCAAAGGCACCATCATGAACTACCTACTGGTTGTGTCAAAATGATGTAACAAGttctaaattaaaattcatttctaGTTGTTggatagattttttttttttatcgtGAACGGGACAAAAAGCCGAAACAACAAAGAAACTAATTGAAAACTCTCCTAAGGAAAGGAGTTACTTCAAAGTATTGAAAACCAAAAGGGATGTCATGGGCATGCTTAGCAAGAGTGTCTGCTGCGGAATTAGCCTCCTTGAAGATGTGGGTGATTCTGTAATCTGTAGTCGCCTGGGCTAGCAAGCGAATTTTTTATGGCTCGGATAAGTGAGGTGCTAGCGTGAATTGAAGTGTTCTGTTTTGAATGAGTTGAACTACATTCGCTGAATCTATCTGCACTTCCAACTTAGTAATGCccatttccatggcaagtttgATTCCAACATACAAACCCCCGAGTTCCGCCATGGTAAAAGATATTTTGCCTATGTTCATCATGAATCCAAACCTTGGTGGTATGAAACTGAAAAACCAAATCTTCCAATAGCACATGTAAAATAGCTTCCCAGTCCTAGATACCCTGGCCAGTCACGTAAGCAACAACCTTCTTTATCTTCATCCAAATTGATTGAAGCAAACTCTTTTAGCCTCGGTATGCTTGGGAGCCAGTGATCTTCCCAAAAATCGATATTTCGTACATCCCCAATACGCCAAATGAGATTTGTTTTGAACGAACTCCAGACAAATTTATCCCATTCCATGCGTTAGAGTTGTTGGCCCTCATGCGAACAATGGGAATAGCACCATCCCCACAGTTATTGTGAATCATATTCCAAGATAGCTTCATAAGAAAAAGCCGATTAGAATCATGGGTCTTTCTGATACTCAGCCCTCTTTTCTCCTTCGATTGACAGACATAGTCCCAATTTAGGAAGTGCATCTTTCTCGCATCATCCTTGCTTTTCCAAAAAAGTTTATCAATTTTCTTATCGATGATGAACTAAAAGTGGAGCTGGTTGCACTAACAGTGAATAAGAGGCACTCTTAAGTATTTTTTCAAGTTAGTTGTCATATTGATGCTAAGGTCTTCGCTAAGCTGCTGTCTGATAGTATGGTTAACATTTTTAGAAAAGTAGATATAAGACTTGTTgaagctaattttttttttcctgacTTCTTTAATAGTATTTACTTACTTAGTAGTTTTGGCAAAGAGGATCAGATCATTTGTAAAACAAAATGAAATATTTTGTATCATTCCTAAAAAGGGTTGATAAGTTCTCATTTTCTCTCATCAACTAGCTTAGAGATTAAATGAGAGAATCTTTTAatacagaaaacaaaaagctaaGGAGATAAATGATCTCTCTATCTAATTCTTCTAGTGGAAAAAAAAGTATCAAAAAAGCTACTTAAGTATTAGAGGATCCAGGGTGCCAAAAATTTGAATGGTATTTTTCTATCTCTACCCGTATGACCTGACCCACCAATATGACTTGTGATTCTTTTTTGGCTTTAGGGATTGTTACTTGC
This sequence is a window from Arachis stenosperma cultivar V10309 chromosome 10, arast.V10309.gnm1.PFL2, whole genome shotgun sequence. Protein-coding genes within it:
- the LOC130954675 gene encoding uncharacterized protein LOC130954675; the protein is MALFFKKFTEGAKILAKRPSFSKDPRQLQFQADINRLFLYSSYNQLGKSADEANVEEIIEMANKASFADQQMQVQENVHSQIKAFCTFMDEILLPNKKMVNDFSELSRQTNTLPHRSGLSFAVGRSNTPINPDVPQTRPLSQAEVSQKLKNQLGFTLDVKSSQIPHKDAGQGLFLDGAADVGAVIAFYPGVVYSPAFYRYIPGYPKVDAQNPYLITRYDGNVINAQPWGSGGEVREPWSGRIMGEIKPNVKGTEKGSEKFWKLLSKPLEGNKLGSKNEILERRNPLALAHFANHPPKGVQPNVMICPYDFPLTEDNMRVYIPNVMFGNGEVNMRRFGSFWFKSGVSRKSASSTNAATLKTLVLVATRALEDEEVLLNYRLSNTKGRPQWYAPVDEEEDRRRWS